TCCTGATCTCGATCCCCGCGCTGCTCGGCATCAGCCTCGTCCTCTTCACCGTGCTGGCACTGGCGCCGGGCGATCCCTTCGAGGAGCTCGCCACCAACCCCAACGTCCCCGCCGAGGTGCGCGCGAACCTCCGTACCCAGTTCGGCCTCGACGACCCGATCCCCGTGCGCTACGTCCGCTGGGTCACGGCCATGATCAAGGGCGACTGGGGCTTCTCCTTCACGAGCCGCGTCGACGTGTCCACCCTCATCATGCAGCGCCTGCCGACGACGCTCTTCGTGTTGGGGACGGCGCAGCTCCTCGGGCTCCTGGTGGCGCTGCCGATCGGCATCTACTCGGCGGTGCGCCCGTACTCCATCTTCGACCAGATCGCGACCACCTTTGCCTTCATCGGCTTCTCGCTCCCGACGTTCTTCACGGGGCTCCTGTTCATCCTCCTCTTCAGCATCTACCTCGACTGGCTGCCCTTCATCTACCGGGCCGACCTCGCGGCCACGGGGTGGCGCTGGGTATGGGAGATGGCGCGGCAGGCCATCATGCCGATCGCGGTGCTGGGGCTCTTCCAGGGGGCAGCGATGACGCGCTTCGTGCGCTCGGCCGTCCTCGAGGTCGTCCGGCTCGACTACGTCAACACCGCCCGCTCGAAGGGGCTGTCGGAGAAGGTCACCATCCTCAAGCACGTGGTCCGGAACGCGCTCATCCCGGTCGTGACCCTGGTGGCGCTCCAAATCCCCGGCGTCTTTACCGGCGCGGTCATTACCGAGGAGATCTTTCGCGTGCCCGGCATCGGCTCGCTCCTGATCAGCGCCATCCGCTCCAACGACACGCCGGTGATCATGTCGATCACGTTCGTCTTCTCGGTGCTTGTCGTGCTCTTCAACCTGATCGCGGACCTGGTCTACGGCTGGCTCGATCCGCGGATCTCGTACAGGTAAGCGCGGTGGCCGACGGGACGGCGTCCCAGGCGGTGCTCGGCGGCGCGGCCGTCGCCTCTAACCGGCCCCCGGAAACCCTCGCCGCCGACGCTTGGCGGCGCTTCCGGCGTCACCGGCTCGCGATGTTCGGCGCGGTCATGCTCGGCATCATGGTCCTGGCGGTGCTCGTGGGGCCCCTCATCTACCGCGCGCCCATCAACGAGATCGACTTCAAGGCCAAGCTCAAGACGCCCTCGTGGGCGCACCCGATGGGCACGGACGACCTGGGGCAGGACGTGCTGGCGCGCATGCTCTACGGCGGGAGGATCTCGCTCGCCGTGGGGATAGCGGCGATGCTCATCGCGGTGACAGTCGGCACGGCCGTCGGCGCCGTCTCGGGCCAGTCGGGCGGCACCGTGGACAACGCACTCATGCGTGTTACGGATCTCTTCCTGGCGCTTCCTCAGCTGCCCCTCCTGCTGCTGATCGTCTACCTCTTCCGCGATGTGCTAAAAAAGGCGCTCGGGCCCGAGGCAGGGGTGTTCATCCTGATCGTTGCCGTCATCGGGGGGCTCCGCTGGATGCCCGTGGCGCGGCTCGTCCGGGCCCAGTTCCTGTCGCTGCGCGAGAAGGAGTTCGTCGAGGCCGCGCGCAGCCTGGGCGCCCGGCCGCTCCGCCAGATGGTCCGCCACATCCTGCCCAACGCGCTCGGCCCCGTGATCGTCGCGGGCTCGCTCGACGTGGCGGCGGCCATCCTGGCCGAGTCCACGCTGTCCTTCCTGGGCCTGGGCTTCCCGCCCGACATCCCGACCTGGGGACGCATCCTCTTCGACGCCAAGGACAACCTCGACTTCGCCCCGCACTGGGCGATGTTCCCCGGCACCGCGATCTTCCTCACCGTGCTCAGCATCAATTACCTGGGCGACGGCCTGCGCGACGCCCTCGATCCCCGGAAGGTTCTCTAGACCTCGCCCCGCTCAGGAGGCTCCCCGTGCCCGACCGCGATCTCTGCTTCACTCCCGCCACCGAGCTCCAGCGCCTCTACCGCGCCCGCAAGGCCTCGCCGCTCGAGGTGATGCAGGCGGTGCTCGCGCGCGTGGACGCCGTCAATCCAAAGCTCAACGCCATCGTGACGCTCGCGCGGGAATCCGCGCTCAGGGAGGCGAAGGCGGCGACGACGGCGCTCAAGAGGAAGGGCAGGAAGCTCGGGCCGCTCCACGGCGTGCCGGTGACCATCAAGGACCTGACGCACACGAAGGGCATCCGGACGACCTGGGGCTCCAAGGTCTTCGAGCACAACGTGCCCACGGAGGACTCGCTCATCGTGGAGCGGC
This genomic window from Candidatus Rokuibacteriota bacterium contains:
- a CDS encoding ABC transporter permease: MSKYFVRRLLISIPALLGISLVLFTVLALAPGDPFEELATNPNVPAEVRANLRTQFGLDDPIPVRYVRWVTAMIKGDWGFSFTSRVDVSTLIMQRLPTTLFVLGTAQLLGLLVALPIGIYSAVRPYSIFDQIATTFAFIGFSLPTFFTGLLFILLFSIYLDWLPFIYRADLAATGWRWVWEMARQAIMPIAVLGLFQGAAMTRFVRSAVLEVVRLDYVNTARSKGLSEKVTILKHVVRNALIPVVTLVALQIPGVFTGAVITEEIFRVPGIGSLLISAIRSNDTPVIMSITFVFSVLVVLFNLIADLVYGWLDPRISYR
- a CDS encoding ABC transporter permease, whose translation is MLGGAAVASNRPPETLAADAWRRFRRHRLAMFGAVMLGIMVLAVLVGPLIYRAPINEIDFKAKLKTPSWAHPMGTDDLGQDVLARMLYGGRISLAVGIAAMLIAVTVGTAVGAVSGQSGGTVDNALMRVTDLFLALPQLPLLLLIVYLFRDVLKKALGPEAGVFILIVAVIGGLRWMPVARLVRAQFLSLREKEFVEAARSLGARPLRQMVRHILPNALGPVIVAGSLDVAAAILAESTLSFLGLGFPPDIPTWGRILFDAKDNLDFAPHWAMFPGTAIFLTVLSINYLGDGLRDALDPRKVL